The Populus nigra chromosome 4, ddPopNigr1.1, whole genome shotgun sequence genome contains the following window.
TATACTAAACATGTATACAAGGAttctgttttttctctctctagccTCCTTTGACCCAGAAGAACATCGTGGTTCAATTTACATGCACCACGGAGTCTGCATTGTGTCCCCACCAGATCCTTCCATGAGATTGCTAGCAAAAATTCCGGGATCATCCATCACTGGAAAATTTATCGACAATGCCGCCTCTGCCCAAATTGAGTCATTGAAAGTCATGTTCACGTTGAGATTCGCCCAGAATTCTTTGATTACGTCTCCACTTCGCCCAAAATTTGCGTCATTTTCTACCTCCATTCCATTCGAATCAACGCTTTCATTAGAGAAAGACATGATTGGATTATGGTTGTATAATATTGGTTTCGCTTCATTTGACTCCATATTTGGGATATTTGATGAATATGTAGATGTAGGACTAGAATTTTGAATGAGATGAGAGGGTTGGTTTGTCATTTGGATCACCTGAGAATTGGCAGGAGAGGCTGGAAACTGGCTACTATTAACTTGTAAGTCAGGTAAGTTGAGCTTTGCCTCAGGGCCATATAGTTTACGAGCAGCAGCATCGTAAGCcatggcagcttcatgggaggtgTCATAGGTGCCAAGCCAGAGACGAGCACCACGGTTGGGCTCCCGAATTTCGGCCACCCATTTGCCCCAAGTTCTCTGGCGTACACCCTTGTAAGTGCAGAGAGCGTTCTCTGGTCCTCCTTTGCCTCTCATGCACCCTTTCCTAGAGCTAGCCTGCGCAGGCTTCTTGAACTGTTTTTTCTCTCCAAAACCACTCATGATTGATTTTGACATTCCTCccataaaaaacacaagaaaataagCGAAACAGTAACGCTGTTGATAAGCACATTGTGCAGCAAAGGGGCTATTTATATGGCAGTATGCGAGGATAAGCGCTTGAATGCAGTCAAGAGGCAATTAAGGATATCGAAACGTGTCTCCGAATGGGTTGGGACTGCTACTTGGCCAGAACAATCGTGTCCAGTACTGCTAAGCTCAAGGTTTTCTTACATGGAAAACACCTGGCAAATAATATTTGTCCGCACACAAGCTCAGGTGGCAAACATAGGAGAATTTTAGGGTCGccttttattgttaatttagttACTACTGGGTGGGTGCGGTGTGTATGCTGCAAAGGGTTGGGGATAAGAACACATTGGAGTTCCCAAAACACCCACATCACAAACTTTTGCAACGGCTGTTTGATACTTGGGACTTTCAACTGTTGCGAGGTGGCGGGGGCTTGGAATTCAGTTCTGTGGGAACGCAGCTGCCATATTCATGCACCAACATCacacattttgtttttggaatgcaaaaatatttttgaaaaaatttaattttttatatatttttatattgttttaatatactcattttaaaaataaataaataatttattttaaaacattaaaaaaaatattttaaaaaataataagtataaCAATATCAAATGACTTCAATAAAAGGCCCACAAGCAGATTTTTTACATTGATGCCGTACACTGAATCTCGCCCTTTGGGTCGATCCATAGGATCAGATTCCAAGTAGGTTCGTGCACTGAAAAATAGTGCATTAATGCGTACAGCTACTGACTGCTGATACATGGCATTCATATTCCAGCTTGGGTCATGCACTTTCAAATTTTTAGTTCATGAATCTCTTAGCCTTCTTGGCTGTTGATAAGATGGTGCGtgggagttaaaaaaaaaccgcaAGCTTTCTGGCGGGAATAAAAACCGCAACCTagttaagtatttgtttttgtaaaataatttttaaattgtttttttgcctaagaaaattaaattaatattttttaaaaaaaaattgaatggttttaacatattgatattaaaaataaaaaaaatcaatttaacgtattttcaattaaaatataaataccaaaAGAAGTGAGACAATAACTGTTGGGCAGCCCCCATTATACACTCTAATTCAGCATCCTAGGCCCAAACCAAGTTGACTTGGGCTCCTCGCTCTGTCCTCTCTAAATGTTTTGAAGGTGTTCAGCAAATTTTCTAGCATTGAGCAATGGACTATAGAGACAGAAATGTTATGTCTCCAGCTGTcaattaaatagaatttttaGTGGGCATGAGATGGAGGTCAGACAGCTACACACTGACAAGTACGCCGATCTGTAACAAACAAAAATGCTGTTTCGATACAAAATATCTACATAAACGTTGCATAGAGGCTAGTGAGAACGGTCTCGTTTGGGCCCAAAATGAAGCGATGGTTGTTATGCAAGTTGGCAGATCTTGAGCAACAAGAAGCTAACATGATTATACGGTTTATCCATCAATCCATGTTAAGCTTAAGTTGACAAACCGATGGCC
Protein-coding sequences here:
- the LOC133692823 gene encoding dehydration-responsive element-binding protein 2D-like, whose amino-acid sequence is MGGMSKSIMSGFGEKKQFKKPAQASSRKGCMRGKGGPENALCTYKGVRQRTWGKWVAEIREPNRGARLWLGTYDTSHEAAMAYDAAARKLYGPEAKLNLPDLQVNSSQFPASPANSQVIQMTNQPSHLIQNSSPTSTYSSNIPNMESNEAKPILYNHNPIMSFSNESVDSNGMEVENDANFGRSGDVIKEFWANLNVNMTFNDSIWAEAALSINFPVMDDPGIFASNLMEGSGGDTMQTPWCM